From Rana temporaria chromosome 7, aRanTem1.1, whole genome shotgun sequence, the proteins below share one genomic window:
- the LOC120944780 gene encoding olfactory receptor 1G1-like, which translates to MNCTEERDFHLSAFSLPFEFSLVLFFGILLMYLVAVSGNLVIIGLVYTISQLHTPMYYFLCNLSVQDIVYVSATLPKFLSVTISGDTRILFTECITQMFFFTFCVGTEFFLLTFMAYDRYVAICVPLRYTAIMNPNLCFVLCSIAWFVGFCNSFAHALLVSNLFFCNFQEISHFYCDLKTMIELSSSDVTNIETMVSIECLFLGVIPFLLTLASYICIIVTILKIQSSAGRLKAFSSCSSHLTILVLFYVPSLSSYLIPRSKQSEEQNKTLSLLYTALVPTLNPLVYSLRNKQVWKAVDLLVERYRKC; encoded by the coding sequence ATGAATTGCACGGAGGAGAGAGATTTCCATCTTTCGGCTTTCTCTTTGCCATTTGAGTTTAGTCTTGTTCTTTTCTTTGGGATTCTATTGATGTATTTAGTGGCTGTGTCCGGAAACTTGGTTATTATTGGTCTGGTGTACACAATATCCCAGCTGCATACCCCAATGTATTACTTCCTGTGTAACCTTTCTGTCCAGGACATCGTCTACGTGTCGGCTACTCTGCCTAAATTTTTATCTGTTACGATATCTGGAGATACCCGGATCCTTTTCACAGAATGTATCACTCAGATGTTTTTCTTCACTTTCTGTGTTGGAACTGAGTTTTTCCTCTTGACGTTCATGGCATATGACCGATATGTAGCCATTTGTGTCCCTCTCCGCTATACCGCCATCATGAACCCAAACTTATGCTTCGTGTTATGTTCCATTGCCTGGTTTGTTGGGTTTTGCAATTCCTTCGCCCATGCCTTACTGGTATCTAACTTATTTTTCTGTAATTTCCAAGAGATCAGTCATTTCTACTGTGATCTGAAGACCATGATTGAGCTCTCCAGTAGTGACGTCACCAACATTGAGACAATGGTGTCCATAGAATGCCTATTTTTGGGGGTGATTCCATTTCTGTTGACTTTAGCctcatatatatgtataatagtAACTATTCTAAAGATTCAAAGCTCAGCAGGAAGGTTGAAGGCCTTCTCCAGCTGCTCATCCCATCTCACCATCCTCGTATTATTTTATGTACCGTCTCTCAGTTCCTACTTGATCCCACGCTCTAAACAATCCGAGGAACAGAATAAGACGCTTTCCTTGCTGTACACAGCGCTTGTTCCAACGTTAAATCCTCTGGTTTATAGTTTGAGAAACAAACAAGTTTGGAAAGCCGTGGACCTCCTAGTGGAAAGATATAGAAAATGTTAG